Below is a window of Micromonospora chersina DNA.
ACGCGTCCTCGGACCCTACCTCCAAAGGCGAAGTAGCGGGGCCCCTGACCCTCATTAATGCGTGCCCCAGGGTCGCCTGACTAGCCGGTCACTTGTCAGGAATCCGACAGATAATCTGCGGTGCCGAGGCCACGACGGTCTCAAATGGTATTGCGAGGCTGGGCGCCAGAACGCGAAGGGATGCCAAGCTCACGGAATGCCCACAGGAGTTGAGTCGCGTTTAGACGCCGGCGCCAACGAGAGGCTCCATGCACGGCAGGCGTTGTCGGCCATGTCGGCGGAGACTCACAGACTGATAGCCGGCATGACCCTTGCCGCCAGATGCCCCGGCACGCAAAATTCAGCCACTCAGCACGGCGCCGGCCCTTCACCGGCGGGTGGCCGCCGACCCCCTGGTCGGCGGCCCCCAACCTCCAAGCGGTGGCTACTGGACCCTTACCCTCTGCCTGCTGTAGTTCGTACCTTCACCGTCCGGCTTGTAGTTGCTCTCCACGTTGCCGGCGATGTCGATCGAGAACCAGTTCACGGTGGTATCGCTGTTCACCGTGATGTTCTGGACCCCCTCACGCATCCCCGCCAGCGCCAGCTTGGCCGACCCGTACGTAGGCCGACTCCCGTCAAGCGTGTAGTACAGGTTCGCCGGCTCACTCGTGCTGAACGTGAACGCCGTAGCCCCCTGCTCCCGCTTGACGACCTGCAACGACGTCCGAGGCTGGGTCTTGTCCGTCGCGTACGCCCGGGCCACCTCAAGGATCGCGATGTTGCCGTTGGCAAACTCCATCGCCTCCTCATGCCCCTCGGCGAACGGCGGCTGGAACCCGACGGCCGTGAACCGCCCGGTCGCCGGGTTGTAGATGTCCGCACCGACCTCGAAGTCCCAGCCGATGATGCCCCGGTTGTACCAGTGCTCGTCGGCGCTGTTGCCGGCCGCCGAGTACAGAACATCGGTCACCGGTCCGGTGCGGCCCGGCCAGATCGCCGTGCCCCGGTACTCCTGGACCCGGGAGAGGATGTAGTCGGAGGAGGTCCAGAAGTACGCCTCGGTGCCCTGATCCACCCGCGGCAGCACCTCCCGCCCCTCGGCCTTGTACGCCCCCGGCGGCCACATGAAGTACCCGCCGTAGGAGTGGGTGTTCATGGACAGCTTGATGTTGGGGAAGGTGTCGACCAGCCAGACCTCGTTGCGCGCCTCCGGCTCGGACAGCTCACTGGGCCCGGCGAACGTGTCGCTGACGCAGTTGGTGGCCGACGCGCCGACATAGCCGTCGAAGACGGAGCCGACCGAGAAGTTCCGGTTGATGTCGACGCCCCAGGCGTTGCGGCGGGCGGGGTCGGCGTTGGACTCCGGGCAGTAGTTCGTCAGGTTTCGCCGCTGCATGTTGTAGTCGTACATGCTGTAGTGCGCGCCGTCGGGGTTGACGACCGGGAGGATGAAGATGTCCAGGTCGTCGACGATCTTGCGGGTGTCCGGATCCTTGGCGTAGTTGCGCAGCAGCCGCTCGGCCGACTCCACGCAGACCAGCGGGGTCACCCACTCCCGGGCGTGCTCTTGGCAGTAGAGGAAGACGCCGACCTTCGAGCCGTCGCGGTGCTTGCCGATGCGCAGCACCTTCATCTGGAACGGTTCGCGGGACACGCTCGCCGGCGCCTTCAGGTTGTCGGTCAGCTGGGTGACGGGAGCGGCGGCCATCACGCCGGCGCCGGCGTTGCCCCGGTAAGTGCTGGCGGTGAGCAGCTTGGCCGCGTCGGCGTTGCCGTTGACCGCGGCGACGACCTGCGCCGCCGTGCTGGTGATGGCACCGGAGCCGTCGGTGGCAAGACGCACCGTGACGGCCTTGCCGGACACGCTCACCGTCAGCGGAGCGTTGGCCGTGCCCGGGTCGACCAGCGCCATGGTGATGTCGTTGCCGCCCTCGGAGCCGTACGCCGTCGAGGTGACGTAGAGGGTGCTCGCCGCGGCGGTGCCGAACTGCGCCTGCGCGTTGCGCCGATAGCCGTTCGTCTTGTACGGCAGGTCGATCAGCTCGGTCAGCTTCGGGAACTCCGCGGCCAGGCCGGTGAACCGCGCGGTGACCTCGGTCGGGTCCATGTAGTGGTCGACGAAGTCCGACACGTACGGGTGCTTGCCGGGGTCCTTGCGCGGGCTGCCGAGCCACTTCGCGACGTCGACCGTGGCCGAGCCGCCCTTGTTGCTGGTGATGGTGGCCCTGGCCGGCGCGGCGGTGACGGGGACCGGGTTGCTGAACCGGTGGTACATGTACTGGCCGGCGTCGGTGAACCGGGACATGGTGGCGGTGCCGCCGGAGCCGATCTCCGTGCCGGGTCCGCTGTCCCAGCTCGCCGTCAGCACCGTCGTCGAGTCGGTGCCGGCGCTCGACTTCACCTCGATGTTGAGGAAGAGCTGGTTGTCGAGGCTGGTGAACCATTCGGCCCGCAGCACGGTCAGGGTGTCGGTGGTGGCGGTCGCCGCCGTCGCGGCCCGGATGGCGGCGGAGCGTTCGGCCATGTTCTGCGCGTAGTCGCTCTGGTCGGAGATGGCGTCCCGCACGTCGAAGCCCTTGTCGCGCAGCGCCCGGCTCTCCTCGGGGCTGAGGATGGCGTGCACCTCGATGCCGTTGTCGACGGGCTTGACGTACTCGGCGAGGTCGACGCCGAGCTGGTGGAGGCGGTCGATGCCCGACTTGTCGGCCACGACGATGCGCATGAGGCCGACGCCGTTCTGTTCGCCGGTCGATGACCGGTCGGGGGCGACGGCGGCATCATTCGTCGGGCTGGCGAGGCTGGGTGCGCTGACGGCGAGCGCCAGCGGTAGGGCGAGCAGGGCCAGGAATCGGCGCGGGCGGTTGGATCTTCCTGTACTCCTCATGAGAGTCCTTCCGGCAAGCGATCCAGAAGGCCGCGCAGTCGAGGAGTCGGGGTAGGTCACCCCGGCTGCCGCAGCTACACACAGCGTCGTCGCCGTCTCACCATCAGTCAAGATCTATAGTGAGCCACGCTCACCCGGATTCGTCGACCCGGCGGCGGTAGCCGCACAACGCCGGCGCCAGCAGGTGAACAAGGGCGGCGGGCTGACTGGCCGGCCGTCCGCGCCCGGGGGGCACGGGGCGTCCGGCGCCGAGCTGTCAGCGCAACGGTCACCCAGTGATCGTCAGCTTTACCGGCAGGCCCTGCGTCACCTCCAGGACTGCCCGCTCCCCCAGCGGTCGCGACAGCTTGAGGGTGGCGGTGCGCTGCGCGCCGATGTCCGCGCATGCCTCGTCCTTGGCGTGCCGGTGCTCGATGACGATCACCACGACCGCCAGATCCGACTCGACCGCTTCGGCACTGTAGTCGGCCCCGCACGGCTCGCTGCCGGGGCCGGGCGCGCCGGTGAAGGTGACGGTCAGTTCGCTGCTCGCGGTCGTGGTGGTCGCCGACTCGATCGCCAGCCCCGCATGTGGGTGATCGGCGTCCCAGGGCGGTGGGGTCACCCGGACGATGGCCGAGGGATCCACCGCCACCCGCGCCAGCCGCACGGTCGTTCCATCGAGGGTGTATTCCCACGCCGGGGCGGTCGCCGGGCCGCGGGTGGTCGGGACCGTCATGGTGGTGAGGCGAGCCCGGGTGATCTTGAGCGGCGCGCAGCCGGAACAGTCGCCCGTCCCCGCGGCGCGTAGCTGCACCAACGCCCCGTCCGCCGAGAGCACGGGCATGTCCTGACGGGTGCCGTTGGCCCAGACGATGGTGCCGGCCTGCTGGGGCGCCCCGGGCAGCGTCGAGGCGGCCTCGACACGGCCGGCCGACAGGCTCTCCTTGTAGGACCCGTTCGCCGGCTCCCAGTCGCCGAGCTGGCGGGTCAGCTCCCCACCGGAACGAAGGGCGCACCTCCCGCGGCGCGAAACGCCTGGTCGTACCGGGTGAGGGCCTCGCCCGCCTGCTGGCGCAGCCCGTCGAGCGGCTCGACGGCCGGATTGTTCCCGGCGGCCCCACAACCGCCGAGCAGGGCGACGGCCGTGATCCAAGGAAGAATCCGGCCCCGACGGGTCCTCGCTGTCTCCACCTCCTTGAGACGCCCGCACACCGGTCCGGGTTGCACGCCCGCGCCGCCCGCTACACCTCCGCCACGCTCACCGGCTCGGGCGGGGCCTGCGGCCCGGTGACCCGCCGCTCGTCCCCGTGCCCCGGCCACCATGCCTTGTGCCCGATCAACGCCGTCAACGCCGGCACGAAGAACATCGACATCACGAACGCCGACAGCACGATCCCGATGGCGACCGCGAACCCCATCTGCTGCAGGAACGAGATCGGCGCCAGCATCAGCACCCCGAAGGTCCCGGCCAGGATGAGGCCGGCCGCGGCGACGGTCGGCCCGGCATGCTCCACGCCGATGGCGGCGGCCTGGTGCGGCTCGTTGCCCTCCCGGGCCTCCTCCCGCAGCCGGGCGATCATGAGGATGTTGTAGTCCGTCCCGATCGCCACCACGAAGAGGTACAGGATGATCGGCAACTGGAAGGTCACCCCGGGCTTGTCCTGGAGCCCCTGGAACAGGTAGACCGTCGCCCCCAGGGTCGCCGCGAAGTTGAGCAGCACCGCGATCACCAGGTAGATCGGCGCGACCAGGCTCCGGAGCAGCAGCGCGAGGATGAGCGCGATGAGCCCCGCCGCCACCGGCAGGATCACCGACAGGTCCCGGTTGTTCGCCGAGTTGATGTCCGCGAAGATCGCGGTCGTTCCGCCGACCAGCGCCTTGGTGCCGGGTGGCGCCGCCTCGTGCACGGCGTCGCGCAGGTCGTCGCGGACAAGAGTGATGGCCTCGTTGGAGACCGGATTCTCGTTCAGCAGCAGGTTGACCCGGGCCACGCTCGGGTCGCTGGCCCGCTCCGGCGGCTGCACCCGGGCCACGCCCGGGGCCTTCGCGGCGGCCGCCGCGAAGTCGGTGACCTGCTGCTCGGTCAGCGGCGTGCCGTTGCCGGTGGTCAGGTAGACCTCGGTGGGGGCCAGGGCGCCGGCGGCGAACCCGCGCTGGAGGTCCTTGGCGGCCTTCGCCGACTCGGTGTCCTGCGGGAAGCCGGCGCTGAAGTCGTAGTCGGCCTTGTAGCTCAGCACGCCCGCGGCGAGCGCGACCAGCAGGGCGCCGGAGGCCGCCGCGACGAGCGCCGGTCGGCGTCCGACGGCGGTGCCGAGCCGCCGCGACAGGGTCGCCTTGGGGGTACGCTGCCACGCCTTTGACGGCCAGAACACGTACCGGCCGAGCAGGGAGACGACCGCCGGGATGAGGGTGAGCGAGGTGATCAGCATGACGGCGACGGCGATGGCGAGCGCCGGACCGAGCGAGCCGAAGAAGCCCAGCGAGGCGAGCAGCAGCACGAGGAACGCGACGATGACCGCTCCCGCAGCCGAGGTGATGACCTCGCCGACCCGCTGGACGGAGACGACCATGGCGGTGCGCTTGTCGTCGCCGGCGCGCAGCCGTTCCCGGTAGCGGAAGAGCAGGAACAGGATGTAGTCGGTGCCGATGCCGAACAGCACGATCAGCAGGATCGTCTGCAGGTCCTGGCTGACGTTCAGGTCGAACGCCTTGCCCGCGGCGGCGACGAGCCCGGTCGTGATGGTCAGGACGACGCTGACGACCACGACGGGCAGCAGCGCGGCGATGGGGCTGCGGAAGATGATCAGGATCAGTCCGATGATCAGGATGATCGTGGCGACGCCGACGACGGCGAAGGCCTTGTTGAAGGTGTCCTCGTTGTCGACGAAGCTCGCCACGTCGCCGGCCACGCCCGCGGTCAGCCCGCTGCCGGCCAGGTCGGGCCCGATGGCCGACCGCAGGGCGCGTACGGAATCGAGCAGGGCCGGGTCGTTCGGGTTCGTCGCGTCGAGCCCGACGCTGACCACCTGCACGGACTTGTCCGGCGCGACGGCCGGCGGGCCGGTCTGGTAGCCGGACGTGGCCGGGATGTTGCGGGCCTTGAGCGCCTGGGCGAACTGCCCGACCCGCGCCTCGTCGGCCGGCGCGAGCGGCTTCCCGTCGGCGCGCTTGACCACGATGGTGGCCGTGGCGGTGGCCTGCTGCGGGAACGCCTTCATGCCGAGTTCGGTGGCCTGCACCGACTCGTACGAGTGCGGCAGGAAGCTCTCCTGGTCGGCGGAGGTGATGTCGCTCAGCGACGGCGTGGTGGCGATGATGGCGATGGCCGCGAGCACCCAGCCCGCGATCACCCACCATGCCTTGCCGACGACGAATCTGCCCAGCCGCTCGAACATTGGTTGCCCCCGTGTGTCCGGCTCTCCTGACGCCGGGCCTGAGCACTGTCGCGCGCCCGCCCGTCACCATGACGGCAGCCCTTCGCTACCCGCGGTGAATCGTACCGCCGCCCGCCAATCCTTTTCGGACGCCTCGCGGCGCTAGGCCGACGGACGGACCCACGGCACGAGGCCGACGGACGCCCACGGAGACCCCCACGGCGCCGACCAACAAACAGGCGCTATCGCGAGCCGCCGGCCTCCGCGCTGTCGCGCCGCTCGATACCGGCCGCGTCGAGTGCCGGCGTGGCCAGCAGGGCGGTGAGGTGTTCCTGCATCCGTTCCAGTGGCCCGTCGGCGCTGTGCAGTCCCTGGTGGAGGTCGCGGAGCACCTCGTCGGATCCGTTGGTGAAGGCCAGGATCTCGGCGAGGGACAACTGGTGGTTGAAGATCTCCGCCTCGTTCCGCCAGTCGTGCAGCATGCCGACGAGCGTTTCGTCGCGCCGGGGGGACAGCACGGCCGACGACAGCGCGGCGTTCACGGCTGACAGGCTCAGGCGGGGGTAGACCTGCCGGCGGGCCGGCTGCGTGGTGTCCACGGCGAACGGCGGAGCGGCCAGGATCCTCCGGTTGTCCCGCAACTCCTCGCCGATGGCCTGGAGGGCCTCCGCGCGCCGCTCGCGGCCGGCCGCCCACCGTTCGGCGACGATGCCGGTGATGCCGCCGAGCAGGCCCAGGACCTGCACGGTCGGCTCGAAGCTCGACACGCCGGACGACCGGGTCCACCAGACGGCACTGACGACGAAGGCCACCGCCAGGCTGCCGGCGGTGACCAGCATGATCCAGGTGCGGGGTGCCGTCACCCACGACGGCAGGGGCGCCCGGCGTGGCCGCGCCGGTCGGTTCGTCATGTGCCGGGGCGGCGGAAGACGTCCCGGGCGGCCGTGTCGGGACCGGTGCCGGCGTCGCTGCTGGACAGCAGCATGAGATCCATGCCGAACCGGCGGGCCCGCTCGTACGCCTGGAACTGCGTGAAGGCCTCGCTCTCCACGAACAGGCCGGCCTTGGCCAGCGCGGCGGCGAGGGCCTTGAGCTGGTACTTCCGGGTGATGAGCAGGCGGATGGTGTCGCCGCTGGGGAAGTGGACCTCACTGCGGTTCGGCAGCACGATCTTCAGGTCCTCGGGTGAGCGGTTGCAGTAGATCACCTTGATGACCAGCGACCGGCCCTCCTCGACCACCCCTTCGAAGCGGACGTAGTTCATGTTCACCGAGAGATCGGTGTTCTGGCGCAGGGCGCTGATGACGAACTCGCGGAACACCCAGCTGGTCTCGTACTCCCGGGCCGCCTGCTGCGCCATCCGCTCGTCGAGGTGGGAGGCGGTGGCGACCTCCACAAGGAGCCGGTCCTGCGGGCGCAGCAGTTGCTTGCTGAGGCGCTCGACCAGGCCGACGTCCTCGTCGAAGTTGGCCATCGTGTTGCCGAGAAGCGAGAACAGCACGGGCTCGTCACCCATCAGCCGGTCACGCAGTTCGTTCAACTCGGCCACGTTCTCTTCGACCGAGAAGTCGAGTTGCACCGGGAGAAGCTGATTCCGGAACTGCCGGAAGAACGGCAGGGACTTTATCGGCTTGAGACCGAGGCGGAGCATCTCCGCGCTCATGTCCACGGGCACGTAATACATTTCCGGGTTCGACGGGTAAAGATCGGCCAGAACCGCGGCATCCTTCTCCCCGGTGCCCGGGCCGAGGCTGACGTAGTGGTAGGGCCGGCCGTTGTGCCGGGAGTGCAGGTTCCGCCAGCGCCGGCTGAAGGTCTCGATCCCGTCCCTCATGACGGGATAGTTGGGGTCGGTGCAGGCCCGCTGCCAGTTGACCGCGGGCTCGATTCCCCAGTACGAATAGCCGGAGACGATCCGCTTCTCGTCACCCGTGGCCGAGAAGGGCCGCTGGAGTTCGGCGGCCAGTTCGTTGAGCTTTCGGGACTGGTCCTCCCCCACGAGGCACAGCGACCAGGAGAACTCGGTTTCGGAGATGACTTTCTCGAGTCTGCGCAGCAGTTTCAACTGCTCCCTGGCCTGCTGATCCATGCTGTGCCATCCCCCGGGAGAGGTCCGACCGTCCCCATGCGACGCTCGCCAACCCTATCAGCGTCAAAGTCCCCGAAGGCATCCACTTTGCGGTGGTCCCGGGCCCGGGCAACGACCCCTTTAGTGGGGTCAGCCTGCGGCCGGCTGATTGGCGTACACCGGGTCTTTCCGGCCGGCGCGCTCCGGACACCTGCCGGTCGGACCGCCCACCATGCCGATCCTGCCGTCCGCGCACACGGTCAGGTAACCCCGGCCCGCCCAGAATCCGGGCACGCAGACGAACCACCGGCACACGTCGGGAGCCGGCTCGTGGACCAGCGCCCCGCCGCAGTAGGTGTAGCCATACGGGTTCTCCGGCGCCCCGCACCGCTCGGTGCCGGTCGGCGGCGGCACGTTCGGCGAATCGCTGGGGTCGGGCGTCGGGTCGGCGGGTCCCGGCGTAGGGGCGGGTCGGGAAGAACCGGAGCCGGCCGGACCGCGAGTCGGTCCGCCACTCACGGCAGCCGGAGCCGCCCGGCGGGGAGCGGTCGTGCGGGGCGGCGGGGACACCGAAGGTTCGCGTGCGGCCTCGGGAGACGACGTGCGGGACGCGGTGATGCCGGGCGCCGGAGAAGCCTCGCCAGGGCCATCCGGGGCCGCCGGGCGGGAGGGAGCCGGGCGGGAGGGAGTCGCGCCGGGCGTCGACGGAGCGGCCGTCGGCCCGGTCGCGCTGGGCAGGGGACCCGGTGTCGTCCATTCGCCGCCACCGAAGCTGCCCTCCGGCCCGCCGGGTCCCGCCCGGTCGGCGGTCATGACGTACCCGGACAGGGCGACGAGCACGACGGCGGCGGCCAGTTTCGCGAGGTTGCTCGGCGCCGGAGCCGCCGGCCGCTCGACGGCGGCGGCCGGGGCCGCCTCCGGTGCGGCATGGCGTGGGGTGTACGCCCGCCGGTCGCTCAAGGACACCGCCGACACCTCCGCTCCGAACGCCTTGACCTCTCGCCTACCCAGGAAGGCGGCCGGGCACGCCCCTACCGGGGACAAGGCCCCGGAACCCGCGACGGCTCGGCGCGGGAGTGCCTAGCCTGGCGGGGAGGTGTAAGGGGGGCATCGTGGCGAATGCGGTCTGGGACGCGCTCGACGGCGTCCGTGAGGTCGAGATCACCGTGACCGGCCGGCGGACCGGCCGGCAGATCACCCACCCCGTCTGGTTCGTGCTGGACGAGGACAGCGTGTTCCTGGTGCCGGTGACCGGCTCGGACAGCCAGTGGTACAAGAACGTCCGGCAGACCCCGATGATCGAGGTAACGGCGAACGGGACGGCGTTGAGTTCCAGCGCCACCCCGATCACCGAGGCCGACCGGGTCAACCACGTGGTCGAGCTGTTCAAGGCCAAGTACGGCGCCGACACGGTGGAACGCTCCTACCCGAAGCACGACGTCGCCGTACAGGTGCCGTTGGGGTGACGGACCAGGTGCCGCTCACTCGTTGCGGGCGGTCTCCGGGCCGGTGATCCGGCGCAGCAGCGGCAACGTCGAGGCGACGATCCCCAGCGACACCGCCAGCCCTCCGGCGACCATCAGGTAGAACGACCCGTCCGGCGCCAGCAGCGTGTAGCCGAGCTGCGCACGCAGGAACAGGTGCGCCGCCAGGAAGCCCATCCCGGTCGCCACCGCCGCGACGGCCAGCAGAGGGACCACCGTCTCCAGCGCCACCACCCGCCGCAGCGTCCGCAGCTGCACCCCGGTCAGCCGCAGCATGCTGAACGGCCGCTTCCGGTCGGTCAGCCCGCCGGCCACGCTCACCGCCAGGCTGCACCCGGCGATCGGCAGGCTGGCCAGCATGACCACGTTGGCCAGCTGCTGGAACTGCACCAGGAGCCGGGCGGCGTCCGCCTCCCACTCGGCGGTGCTGGCCGGGAAGCGTACCGCCGGGAACGCGTTGATCAGCATGGTCCGCGCCTGTTCGAACGCGGCGCGGTTGGTGGTGTTGACGACCACCGACCGGATCGGTTGCCGGTCGACCTGCGCGGGGTCCATGTGGGCGTCGGCCCAGACGTAGTTGTCGTTGGTCAGGTCCCACGCGCGCTCGCCGATGAGGTTGTCGGCCACGGCGGCGACCTGGGCACCGGCCGGGCAGCTACCGAACTCCGCCAGCCGGTCCAGCTCGGCGCAGGTGATGACGCCCGGCCACCACCATCGGTAGGTGGGATTCACCGTCCCGTTCACCTCGAGCGGTGGTGGTGTCTCGACGGGATTGGCGCGGACCAGGGTCACGCTGCGTACCCCCGGGATGCTCGCGAGCCCGGCCGGGATCTGGTCGGCGGTCGGTGCGGGGCCCTCCTCGGGGTCGAACCACGTCGACAGGGAGGTGGCGGCCACCGAGTCGGTGCGCGGCTCGCCCCGGTTCGCCACGTAGCTGGTGATGATGCCGGTGGCCACGCTGGTCACGAAGAGCGCCACGATCAGCCCGCTGACCGACCGGAAGGCCGCCCGGGGATTGTCCGCGAGGCGCCGCCCGGCGATGAGGGTGGCCGGCCGGCTGGCCCGCCCGGCCAGCAGGCGGGCGCCGAGCATGGTCAGCCACGGCCCGGCCAGCAGCAGCCCGGTCAGGATCAGGAGAAAACCCGAGAGGTACGCGGTGAGCTGGCCGTTGGTGGTGGGGGGACGCCGGCCGATGAAGTACGTCAGCTCGACGAGCCCGGCGACCAGCGGGATCAGCCGCCAGGCGCGCGGCGGTTTCGGGGTGACCCGGCGCGCGACGCCCAGCGGGGAGATCTGCACCCGGCGCAGCGCCAGCCAGGCGGCCACGACGGCGCCGAGCGGGATGCCGAGCGCGACCGCCAGCACGTCGACGAGGGTGAGGGACAGGTCGGCGGTGAAGAAGCGCTCGCCGGTGAACGGTACGGCGGCGAGCCCCGGGCGCAGCGCGAGGAACAGGCCGAACCCGACGGCCGTGCCCACGGCGGCCGCGAGCACCGATTCGACGGCGGAGATGACGGAGATCTGCCGGGGCGTGGCGCCGATCAGCCGCATCGCGGCGAACCGCTGCTCCCGGCGGGTCGCGGCCAGCCGGGTGGCGGTGCCGATGAAGATGAGCACCGGGAAGAGCAGCGCGACCGCGACGATGGAGAGCACGAGGGCCATGCCGTCGTGGTTGATGCCGACGTAGCAGCCCCGGGAGCAGACGCTCGGCGAGGTGGTCATGATCTGCGTGGCCTTGCGCGCCCCGAGGTGTTCCATGTCGCTCGGGGTGCGGCCGATGACGATCAGCAGTGAGTCGGGGGACGGCAGCGCCACCTCTCCGATGGTGCCGACCTCGTGGCCGGGGAACCGGTCGCCGAGCTGCGCGGCCGGGGTGGTGTGCAGCAACTCGCCGAGGGCGGGCGACACGTAGTACTCGCCGGGCCCGGGCAGGCGCGGGATGCCCGGCGGGACGGGCGAGTCCGGTCCGGTCGCCGCGACCTCGACCCGGCCGATCGAGTCGCCGTGGAAGTAGTCCTCTCGGATCAGCCACCACAGCGGGTCGACCGACGGGTCAGCGGCGGCCGGCGCGACGGCGGTGTTCAACCAGGCGTACCGCTCGTTCTGCGCGTTGACCGCGTTCATGCCCGCGAGCGTGGCGAGCAGCATGCCGACGCCGAGCGCCACGGCGGTGGCGATGACGGCGAGCCGGGTGGCGGCCTCGCGCCCGCCGGCCAGGGACAGTCGCACCGCGAACCGGATCATGCGGACACCAGCGCGTTCACCTTGCCGTCGCGCACGATGACCTGCCGGTCGGCGTACGCGGCGACCCGGGCCTCGTGGGTGACCAGCACGACGGTGGTGCCCTGCTCGCGCGCCGAGGAGACCAGCAGGTCCATGACCTGCTCGCCGGTCAGCGAGTCGAGGGCCCCGGTCGGCTCGTCG
It encodes the following:
- a CDS encoding M14 family zinc carboxypeptidase — encoded protein: MRSTGRSNRPRRFLALLALPLALAVSAPSLASPTNDAAVAPDRSSTGEQNGVGLMRIVVADKSGIDRLHQLGVDLAEYVKPVDNGIEVHAILSPEESRALRDKGFDVRDAISDQSDYAQNMAERSAAIRAATAATATTDTLTVLRAEWFTSLDNQLFLNIEVKSSAGTDSTTVLTASWDSGPGTEIGSGGTATMSRFTDAGQYMYHRFSNPVPVTAAPARATITSNKGGSATVDVAKWLGSPRKDPGKHPYVSDFVDHYMDPTEVTARFTGLAAEFPKLTELIDLPYKTNGYRRNAQAQFGTAAASTLYVTSTAYGSEGGNDITMALVDPGTANAPLTVSVSGKAVTVRLATDGSGAITSTAAQVVAAVNGNADAAKLLTASTYRGNAGAGVMAAAPVTQLTDNLKAPASVSREPFQMKVLRIGKHRDGSKVGVFLYCQEHAREWVTPLVCVESAERLLRNYAKDPDTRKIVDDLDIFILPVVNPDGAHYSMYDYNMQRRNLTNYCPESNADPARRNAWGVDINRNFSVGSVFDGYVGASATNCVSDTFAGPSELSEPEARNEVWLVDTFPNIKLSMNTHSYGGYFMWPPGAYKAEGREVLPRVDQGTEAYFWTSSDYILSRVQEYRGTAIWPGRTGPVTDVLYSAAGNSADEHWYNRGIIGWDFEVGADIYNPATGRFTAVGFQPPFAEGHEEAMEFANGNIAILEVARAYATDKTQPRTSLQVVKREQGATAFTFSTSEPANLYYTLDGSRPTYGSAKLALAGMREGVQNITVNSDTTVNWFSIDIAGNVESNYKPDGEGTNYSRQRVRVQ
- a CDS encoding MMPL family transporter; the protein is MFERLGRFVVGKAWWVIAGWVLAAIAIIATTPSLSDITSADQESFLPHSYESVQATELGMKAFPQQATATATIVVKRADGKPLAPADEARVGQFAQALKARNIPATSGYQTGPPAVAPDKSVQVVSVGLDATNPNDPALLDSVRALRSAIGPDLAGSGLTAGVAGDVASFVDNEDTFNKAFAVVGVATIILIIGLILIIFRSPIAALLPVVVVSVVLTITTGLVAAAGKAFDLNVSQDLQTILLIVLFGIGTDYILFLLFRYRERLRAGDDKRTAMVVSVQRVGEVITSAAGAVIVAFLVLLLASLGFFGSLGPALAIAVAVMLITSLTLIPAVVSLLGRYVFWPSKAWQRTPKATLSRRLGTAVGRRPALVAAASGALLVALAAGVLSYKADYDFSAGFPQDTESAKAAKDLQRGFAAGALAPTEVYLTTGNGTPLTEQQVTDFAAAAAKAPGVARVQPPERASDPSVARVNLLLNENPVSNEAITLVRDDLRDAVHEAAPPGTKALVGGTTAIFADINSANNRDLSVILPVAAGLIALILALLLRSLVAPIYLVIAVLLNFAATLGATVYLFQGLQDKPGVTFQLPIILYLFVVAIGTDYNILMIARLREEAREGNEPHQAAAIGVEHAGPTVAAAGLILAGTFGVLMLAPISFLQQMGFAVAIGIVLSAFVMSMFFVPALTALIGHKAWWPGHGDERRVTGPQAPPEPVSVAEV
- a CDS encoding L-histidine N(alpha)-methyltransferase, whose translation is MDQQAREQLKLLRRLEKVISETEFSWSLCLVGEDQSRKLNELAAELQRPFSATGDEKRIVSGYSYWGIEPAVNWQRACTDPNYPVMRDGIETFSRRWRNLHSRHNGRPYHYVSLGPGTGEKDAAVLADLYPSNPEMYYVPVDMSAEMLRLGLKPIKSLPFFRQFRNQLLPVQLDFSVEENVAELNELRDRLMGDEPVLFSLLGNTMANFDEDVGLVERLSKQLLRPQDRLLVEVATASHLDERMAQQAAREYETSWVFREFVISALRQNTDLSVNMNYVRFEGVVEEGRSLVIKVIYCNRSPEDLKIVLPNRSEVHFPSGDTIRLLITRKYQLKALAAALAKAGLFVESEAFTQFQAYERARRFGMDLMLLSSSDAGTGPDTAARDVFRRPGT
- a CDS encoding nitroreductase/quinone reductase family protein, translated to MANAVWDALDGVREVEITVTGRRTGRQITHPVWFVLDEDSVFLVPVTGSDSQWYKNVRQTPMIEVTANGTALSSSATPITEADRVNHVVELFKAKYGADTVERSYPKHDVAVQVPLG
- a CDS encoding FtsX-like permease family protein, with product MIRFAVRLSLAGGREAATRLAVIATAVALGVGMLLATLAGMNAVNAQNERYAWLNTAVAPAAADPSVDPLWWLIREDYFHGDSIGRVEVAATGPDSPVPPGIPRLPGPGEYYVSPALGELLHTTPAAQLGDRFPGHEVGTIGEVALPSPDSLLIVIGRTPSDMEHLGARKATQIMTTSPSVCSRGCYVGINHDGMALVLSIVAVALLFPVLIFIGTATRLAATRREQRFAAMRLIGATPRQISVISAVESVLAAAVGTAVGFGLFLALRPGLAAVPFTGERFFTADLSLTLVDVLAVALGIPLGAVVAAWLALRRVQISPLGVARRVTPKPPRAWRLIPLVAGLVELTYFIGRRPPTTNGQLTAYLSGFLLILTGLLLAGPWLTMLGARLLAGRASRPATLIAGRRLADNPRAAFRSVSGLIVALFVTSVATGIITSYVANRGEPRTDSVAATSLSTWFDPEEGPAPTADQIPAGLASIPGVRSVTLVRANPVETPPPLEVNGTVNPTYRWWWPGVITCAELDRLAEFGSCPAGAQVAAVADNLIGERAWDLTNDNYVWADAHMDPAQVDRQPIRSVVVNTTNRAAFEQARTMLINAFPAVRFPASTAEWEADAARLLVQFQQLANVVMLASLPIAGCSLAVSVAGGLTDRKRPFSMLRLTGVQLRTLRRVVALETVVPLLAVAAVATGMGFLAAHLFLRAQLGYTLLAPDGSFYLMVAGGLAVSLGIVASTLPLLRRITGPETARNE